Proteins co-encoded in one Kribbella qitaiheensis genomic window:
- a CDS encoding alpha/beta hydrolase, which produces MEIRHLKTPILLSNSIHDPATGYNWATDVARQLGRNGVLLTYQGWGHGSYNKSPCVQSAIDDYLVSLKVPARGSSCPAVAPTG; this is translated from the coding sequence TTGGAGATCCGCCACCTGAAGACGCCGATCCTGCTGTCCAACTCGATCCACGATCCGGCCACCGGCTACAACTGGGCAACGGACGTGGCTCGGCAGCTCGGCCGGAACGGCGTACTGCTGACCTACCAAGGCTGGGGACACGGCAGCTACAACAAGAGCCCGTGCGTCCAGTCCGCGATCGACGACTACCTGGTCTCCTTGAAGGTCCCTGCGCGTGGAAGCAGTTGCCCGGCCGTAGCACCGACCGGCTGA